In Rhodococcus sp. NBC_00297, the following are encoded in one genomic region:
- a CDS encoding pentapeptide repeat-containing protein, with protein MIVQTPLTPGQGTVLGGLGVLAAGGLAYYGTHRTRVSNEFIADKTRLHAAAELEHEQRKAERTEKREQERAFRSRFTASAAQLADPAPTIRLAGVFSLISLADDWDDFGNTDERGVCVEMLRSYLLSPQTRPAPDDEEAAPFLAVRSQIARGLHARATRNSGSKGSWRSHTPLLSAAQLAYVDLTNADLIRANLAHATLMGAKLSDAKLKGADLSFADLTNAAFTFAKLMRADLSFAKLTGADLSFANLAGADLHDAKLMGADLGCADLAGAKLTDADLTGADLSSATLTGADLTDADLTDVEFDNDTVWPDGTHTPPSNDLIGEP; from the coding sequence GTGATCGTCCAGACGCCATTGACACCGGGGCAGGGAACCGTGCTTGGCGGTCTTGGCGTTCTCGCAGCCGGTGGACTCGCCTACTACGGAACGCACCGCACGCGTGTCAGTAACGAATTCATCGCCGACAAGACCCGCTTGCACGCAGCGGCCGAGCTCGAACACGAACAACGCAAAGCGGAGCGCACCGAAAAGCGAGAACAGGAACGCGCGTTTCGGTCACGGTTCACCGCAAGTGCCGCGCAACTCGCAGACCCGGCACCGACCATCCGCCTGGCGGGCGTGTTCTCCCTGATCTCCCTCGCCGACGACTGGGACGACTTCGGCAACACCGACGAACGTGGAGTGTGCGTCGAGATGCTTCGGTCGTACCTGCTCTCGCCTCAGACACGGCCTGCGCCTGACGACGAGGAGGCCGCGCCATTTCTCGCAGTGCGCAGCCAGATCGCGCGCGGCCTGCATGCGCGAGCAACACGTAATTCGGGATCGAAGGGCTCGTGGCGAAGCCACACTCCTCTATTGAGTGCTGCACAACTGGCATACGTCGACCTCACCAATGCCGACCTCATCCGCGCTAACCTCGCGCACGCCACCCTCATGGGCGCGAAGCTCTCAGACGCGAAGCTTAAAGGTGCCGATCTTAGTTTCGCCGACCTCACGAACGCTGCCTTCACGTTCGCCAAGCTCATGCGCGCCGACCTCTCGTTCGCCAAGCTCACGGGTGCTGATCTTTCGTTCGCCAACTTGGCCGGCGCCGACCTACACGACGCCAAGCTGATGGGCGCCGACCTTGGCTGCGCCGACCTTGCCGGAGCCAAGCTCACCGACGCCGACCTCACCGGTGCTGACCTTTCTTCGGCGACACTCACCGGAGCCGACCTCACCGATGCGGACCTCACCGACGTGGAGTTCGACAACGACACAGTCTGGCCGGATGGAACACATACTCCCCCAAGCAACGATTTGATAGGCGAACCGTGA